The following proteins are co-located in the Deltaproteobacteria bacterium genome:
- a CDS encoding potassium transporter, which produces METIWIIGIGQFGLHALRSLSSSRTDAHFVLIDPLQEQLDKGRGPNRTLHPGDGVAFVLEHLEHDRGPDWIIPAVPVHLAAEWVLGRLGPNRLRRITFSSDIEPLLPHPIRGSNGNIYVSHADFRCPDHCPEPANLCTVTQKPRQRNMFDLLGEIRLPDLEALVIRSHQLGPGVGGYRPAALFELLSRVENARGRLFIGTACRCHGVLTPFERIQPARGKTSGNDETSHPAE; this is translated from the coding sequence ATGGAAACGATTTGGATCATTGGAATAGGCCAATTCGGTCTACACGCCCTTCGGAGTCTGTCTTCCAGCCGAACGGACGCGCACTTTGTGCTGATCGACCCCCTTCAGGAACAGTTGGACAAGGGCCGGGGGCCCAACCGTACGCTGCATCCCGGTGACGGAGTGGCCTTCGTGCTCGAGCATCTCGAGCACGATCGGGGTCCCGACTGGATCATTCCCGCAGTGCCCGTTCATCTGGCCGCGGAGTGGGTTCTGGGCCGGCTTGGCCCGAATAGACTGCGTCGAATCACGTTTTCGTCCGATATCGAGCCGTTATTGCCCCACCCCATCCGTGGCTCCAACGGAAATATATATGTCAGCCATGCCGATTTCCGGTGTCCGGACCACTGTCCCGAACCCGCGAACCTGTGTACGGTGACACAAAAGCCAAGGCAACGCAACATGTTCGACCTGCTCGGCGAAATCCGTTTACCCGATCTCGAAGCGCTGGTCATTCGGAGCCACCAACTCGGCCCCGGTGTAGGAGGATACCGGCCGGCGGCTCTGTTCGAACTGTTGTCCCGGGTCGAGAACGCTCGAGGCCGCCTGTTCATCGGTACGGCATGCCGCTGTCACGGCGTTCTGACCCCTTTCGAACGCATTCAACCGGCCCGGGGGAAGACGTCCGGCAACGATGAAACATCCCATCCGGCGGAGTAA
- a CDS encoding radical SAM protein produces the protein MSVRTVFKPTKRYVEPSVESSPLASRVGAKPLVQPPALDDLEAKRTLVLAENKGPFLRPCPGTQNYICCGYQILHVGTGCPLNCSYCILQSYLNDHRLRVFANQDRLIEELKQEARSHPDRLFRLGTGEFTDSLYIEHLVRFVDRIVPVIQGEPNLMIEFKTKTDNIGTLLELDDPDRIVVSFSMNSRRIVRSEEHGAASLEQRLRAAERCRARGFKLGFHFDPIIHYPGWEAEYGETIRMIFDHVDPAGVIWISLGCLRYMPDLKVVARKRHPQSAIFSEEFIRGLDGKTRYFRPIRQEIYAGMAARLRRADPDLCVYLCMESDLVWRSALNHSPETGEGLARILDRRAFSFFPSLRVQDSKKAEADRTTGRQPL, from the coding sequence TTGAGCGTGCGAACCGTGTTCAAACCCACGAAAAGATATGTTGAACCGAGCGTTGAATCTTCTCCACTCGCCTCGAGAGTCGGGGCGAAACCACTGGTCCAACCACCGGCGCTGGACGATCTTGAAGCCAAACGGACCCTGGTGCTGGCGGAAAACAAAGGACCCTTCCTCCGGCCGTGTCCGGGAACTCAGAACTACATCTGCTGCGGGTATCAAATTCTTCATGTGGGCACCGGGTGCCCGCTCAATTGCTCATACTGCATACTCCAATCCTATCTGAACGACCATCGCCTGCGCGTTTTCGCGAATCAGGACCGGTTGATTGAAGAGCTGAAACAGGAAGCTCGATCCCACCCGGACCGCCTCTTTCGATTGGGGACCGGGGAATTCACGGACAGTCTCTATATCGAGCACCTGGTTCGATTCGTGGACCGCATCGTCCCGGTGATCCAGGGCGAACCCAATCTGATGATCGAATTCAAGACAAAAACGGATAACATCGGTACTCTGCTGGAACTGGATGATCCGGACCGCATTGTGGTCTCGTTTTCCATGAACAGCCGTCGTATCGTCCGCTCCGAAGAGCACGGAGCCGCAAGCCTCGAACAGCGCCTTCGAGCGGCGGAGCGATGCCGGGCCCGCGGCTTCAAGCTGGGGTTCCATTTTGATCCCATTATTCATTATCCCGGCTGGGAGGCGGAATACGGGGAAACCATCCGGATGATATTCGACCATGTGGATCCGGCCGGGGTGATCTGGATCAGTCTCGGGTGTCTTCGATATATGCCGGACTTGAAAGTTGTCGCCCGAAAGCGGCACCCCCAATCCGCCATATTTTCAGAAGAATTTATCCGGGGCTTGGACGGAAAGACACGGTATTTCAGACCCATCCGGCAAGAGATCTACGCCGGCATGGCGGCGCGACTCCGCCGGGCGGATCCGGACTTGTGCGTCTATCTTTGCATGGAGAGCGATCTGGTGTGGCGTTCGGCCCTGAACCATTCACCTGAAACCGGTGAAGGGTTGGCCCGGATCTTGGATCGGCGGGCTTTTTCGTTTTTCCCGTCTCTGCGGGTTCAGGATTCGAAAAAGGCGGAGGCGGATAGGACAACGGGACGCCAACCGCTTTAA
- a CDS encoding uracil-DNA glycosylase: MDPKLNRLLHFYRSIGIREIFVPPDLADALGPGSVRKNSPGRPETLGALQQEWAGCTRCNLSENRHLLVFGEGNETADLMFVGEGPGRDEDRLGRPFVGLAGELLTKIIRAMDLLREEIYITNVVKCRPPRNRTPFPEEIETCNPCLRSQIRIIRPKIICALGLAAAQTLLQSAAPISILRGRFHSMGEIRVMPTYHPAYLLRNPSKKKDVWDDMKQIMGALDLMKKTSPRSSA; this comes from the coding sequence ATGGACCCAAAGCTGAATCGCCTTTTACATTTTTACAGATCCATCGGAATTCGGGAGATCTTTGTTCCTCCCGATCTTGCGGACGCCCTCGGACCTGGTTCCGTGCGAAAAAATTCTCCGGGCAGGCCCGAGACCTTGGGCGCGTTGCAACAGGAATGGGCCGGTTGTACCCGCTGCAATCTCTCCGAGAATCGTCACCTGCTTGTGTTCGGTGAAGGAAACGAAACCGCGGATCTTATGTTCGTGGGAGAAGGTCCGGGCAGGGATGAAGATCGTCTTGGCCGGCCCTTCGTGGGATTGGCGGGGGAACTGCTCACTAAGATCATACGGGCCATGGATTTGTTGCGCGAAGAGATATACATAACAAACGTGGTCAAATGCCGCCCCCCCCGAAACCGCACCCCGTTCCCTGAAGAAATCGAAACCTGCAATCCGTGTTTGAGGAGCCAGATCAGGATCATCAGGCCGAAGATCATCTGCGCCCTTGGCCTGGCCGCGGCGCAAACCCTTTTGCAGTCAGCCGCCCCCATCTCCATTCTACGGGGCCGGTTTCATTCCATGGGCGAGATCAGGGTCATGCCCACGTATCATCCGGCCTACCTGCTCAGAAATCCATCGAAGAAAAAGGATGTCTGGGACGACATGAAGCAGATCATGGGGGCGTTGGACCTGATGAAAAAAACATCGCCACGGAGTTCAGCATGA
- a CDS encoding HigA family addiction module antidote protein: protein MSSKDLLDPITPGEILREDVMEPLGISINRLSRDLAVPLNRISEIVNGKRSITADTALRLERYFGVEAQFWLNLQSEFDLRLIKRKIGNDIEQRIIPVNRAKEPTSQLEPNSGT, encoded by the coding sequence GTGAGCAGCAAAGATTTGCTGGATCCCATTACGCCGGGTGAAATCCTACGAGAAGATGTCATGGAACCCTTGGGCATCAGCATAAACCGGTTGTCGCGGGATCTTGCCGTACCACTGAATAGAATCAGTGAGATTGTCAACGGCAAACGGAGCATAACCGCTGATACGGCGCTAAGGCTGGAGCGGTATTTTGGAGTTGAGGCCCAGTTTTGGTTGAATCTGCAATCTGAGTTCGACTTGAGGTTGATCAAACGCAAGATTGGGAATGACATTGAACAGCGAATTATCCCCGTAAACAGAGCAAAAGAGCCAACGTCTCAACTAGAACCAAATTCCGGGACATAA
- the coaBC gene encoding bifunctional phosphopantothenoylcysteine decarboxylase/phosphopantothenate--cysteine ligase CoaBC, with protein sequence MHIKGKRILLGVSGGIAAYKSAFLLRELMKRGALVKVAMTSAAQKFVTPLTFQTLSGEEVITDTFQETVGYVLHVAMAEWADLVAVVPATANIIGKLANGIADDFLTTLALATRAKLLVCPAMNSNMLLHPAVQKNLNALIALGYSILPSGTGDLACKTEGPGRLAEVEDILAEIEHLLSPKDFQGIRFLISASRTEEYLDPVRCLTNRSSGRMGFAVAKAALRRGGEVCLVTGPSEEADIKGVRTIRVVSAREMREAMLAEYEASQVVIKTAAVSDFRPAREPKAQKIKREATEPEIRLTENPDILRELGQKKTHQCLVGFAAESEALLMHANRKMKNKNLDFIVANDITQDGCGFRCSTNKVKIIHRDGRVDDIPFLEKIETAHMVLDRVRTWILERDASGMNP encoded by the coding sequence GTGCACATCAAAGGGAAACGAATACTGTTAGGAGTTTCCGGAGGCATTGCCGCGTATAAGTCGGCTTTTCTCCTGCGGGAATTGATGAAAAGGGGCGCCCTGGTCAAGGTCGCCATGACATCGGCGGCCCAGAAGTTTGTGACCCCGTTGACGTTTCAGACCTTGTCCGGGGAGGAAGTGATAACGGACACCTTCCAGGAGACCGTGGGATACGTTCTGCACGTGGCCATGGCCGAGTGGGCCGATTTGGTCGCCGTTGTTCCGGCCACCGCCAATATCATCGGGAAATTGGCCAACGGCATTGCGGACGACTTCCTGACCACACTCGCTCTGGCCACACGGGCCAAACTGCTGGTTTGCCCGGCCATGAACTCGAACATGCTGTTGCATCCGGCCGTGCAGAAGAACCTGAACGCGCTGATCGCTCTCGGATACTCGATTCTTCCTTCGGGCACGGGCGATTTGGCCTGCAAAACCGAAGGACCCGGCAGGTTGGCCGAAGTTGAGGACATATTGGCCGAAATCGAGCATCTTCTTTCTCCCAAGGACTTTCAAGGCATCCGCTTTCTGATCAGCGCCAGCCGGACGGAGGAGTATCTGGACCCGGTTCGCTGCCTGACAAACCGTTCCTCAGGCCGCATGGGGTTCGCCGTGGCAAAGGCCGCCCTTCGAAGAGGCGGAGAGGTTTGTCTGGTTACGGGACCGTCGGAGGAAGCGGATATAAAAGGGGTTCGAACGATTCGAGTGGTCAGCGCCCGCGAGATGAGAGAGGCCATGCTGGCCGAGTACGAAGCGAGTCAGGTGGTGATCAAAACGGCGGCCGTTTCGGACTTCAGGCCCGCCAGGGAGCCGAAGGCCCAGAAGATAAAGCGGGAGGCCACGGAGCCGGAGATCCGGCTCACGGAAAATCCGGACATACTCCGGGAATTGGGCCAGAAGAAGACGCACCAGTGTCTGGTCGGCTTTGCCGCGGAATCGGAAGCCCTTTTGATGCATGCAAACCGGAAGATGAAGAACAAGAACCTCGATTTCATCGTTGCGAACGACATAACCCAGGACGGCTGCGGATTCAGGTGTTCCACAAACAAAGTAAAGATCATTCACAGGGACGGTCGGGTCGATGATATCCCGTTTCTGGAAAAGATCGAGACGGCCCATATGGTGCTGGATCGCGTGCGAACCTGGATCCTGGAAAGAGACGCATCCGGAATGAACCCTTAA
- a CDS encoding flavodoxin family protein, whose translation MVCKHCQWCIENRKPCKYKDDANWIIRKMIEADGLIWGTPVWTHTIPPWMINLMSRARYMVFLSGELRDKVLGTYVVSWFGVGEEMALMTLEALGHNYLMLPVFRGWARVSTAAFGQRPDYLENGALEDTAGMLRIRTMAKRVVEITRKMKFATQAGVGIPKEEIRSITCGRFPFWGKAQDIESS comes from the coding sequence ATGGTCTGCAAGCATTGCCAATGGTGTATCGAAAACCGAAAACCCTGCAAATACAAAGACGACGCCAATTGGATCATCCGGAAAATGATCGAGGCCGATGGGCTGATCTGGGGCACCCCGGTGTGGACCCATACCATTCCTCCGTGGATGATCAATCTCATGTCCAGGGCCCGCTACATGGTGTTTCTCAGCGGCGAGCTTCGCGACAAGGTGTTGGGAACCTATGTGGTGTCCTGGTTCGGAGTGGGCGAGGAAATGGCGTTGATGACGCTCGAAGCCTTGGGGCACAATTACCTCATGTTGCCCGTTTTTCGCGGCTGGGCGCGCGTGAGCACCGCGGCTTTCGGTCAAAGGCCGGACTATCTCGAAAACGGCGCACTGGAGGATACCGCAGGCATGCTCCGGATTCGAACCATGGCAAAACGAGTCGTTGAGATCACCCGAAAAATGAAATTTGCCACACAGGCCGGAGTCGGGATCCCGAAAGAAGAGATTCGCAGCATCACCTGCGGCCGCTTTCCCTTCTGGGGTAAAGCTCAAGACATCGAATCATCCTGA
- a CDS encoding ParB/RepB/Spo0J family partition protein, whose amino-acid sequence MSSPLSDDFVHASTESVPLSRLDLSERSHCLSFGRDLEPLLRSIQAIGLVQPPVVCRGKDDLLTVLSGFRRIEALVDLGVEILPCRVLDRSLDPMDRLSLAFWENLSHRGFNIVEKARAVDAFSLLQGSEKTMENVMPALGLHPHLRELERMKKTAGLPEPVLLALVDGRIFPDPAIYLTEFPESDRMPVFECLTYLNLNLNQQKEFLEMLRDLCLRDGVSARRVLEDEDVRRLLDHPAWSRPQKADRMKRWLKDQLNPRLKAAETAFDEQLRELRLPGRVRIAHAPFFEAEGLRVTMDAANGAELLETVRELNRVFESGGVEKLYDIVDGL is encoded by the coding sequence ATGAGTTCGCCCCTATCCGATGATTTCGTACATGCGTCCACGGAATCCGTGCCTCTATCCCGGCTGGATCTCTCGGAACGTTCTCACTGCCTGTCGTTTGGACGGGATTTGGAACCCTTGCTTCGCTCCATTCAGGCCATCGGCCTCGTTCAACCCCCGGTTGTCTGCCGCGGCAAGGATGATTTGCTTACGGTTCTGAGCGGATTCCGCCGCATCGAGGCGTTGGTCGATCTGGGAGTGGAAATCCTTCCCTGTCGAGTGTTGGACCGGTCCCTCGATCCGATGGACCGGCTCTCACTGGCGTTCTGGGAAAACCTCTCGCACCGAGGCTTCAACATCGTGGAAAAAGCCAGGGCCGTGGATGCCTTCAGTTTGCTTCAAGGATCGGAAAAAACCATGGAGAATGTGATGCCGGCCTTGGGGCTCCACCCGCATCTCAGGGAGCTGGAACGCATGAAGAAGACCGCCGGTCTGCCTGAGCCGGTTCTTCTGGCTTTAGTGGACGGGCGGATTTTTCCGGATCCGGCCATCTACCTGACCGAGTTCCCGGAATCAGATCGAATGCCCGTGTTCGAGTGTCTCACGTACCTCAACCTGAATCTGAACCAGCAGAAGGAATTCCTCGAGATGCTGCGCGACTTGTGCCTCCGGGACGGAGTGTCGGCCCGCCGGGTCCTCGAGGACGAAGACGTCCGGCGGTTGCTGGATCACCCTGCATGGAGCAGGCCGCAAAAAGCCGATCGAATGAAGCGGTGGCTCAAGGATCAGCTCAACCCTCGCCTGAAAGCCGCGGAAACCGCCTTTGACGAGCAGCTTCGGGAGTTGCGTCTGCCCGGCAGAGTACGCATTGCCCACGCGCCTTTTTTCGAAGCCGAAGGGCTGCGCGTGACCATGGACGCCGCCAACGGCGCGGAGTTGCTCGAGACGGTTAGGGAATTGAACCGGGTGTTCGAAAGCGGCGGTGTGGAAAAGCTGTACGACATCGTGGACGGGCTTTGA
- a CDS encoding MaoC family dehydratase N-terminal domain-containing protein gives MQPKTISQGKPGEKFVTDYKTIIEAEQSQFCQITANTLPIFLTDEAAQAKGWSGRMVPGVMTMSCSIGLLEQAGFLDDVIAFMGADKLRYLAPVYVGDTIHVEVEFIEKRPIKDGSRNVIIYKYKTYNQDGLAVLEAQNA, from the coding sequence ATGCAGCCCAAGACCATCTCTCAAGGTAAACCCGGCGAAAAATTCGTCACCGATTACAAGACCATCATCGAAGCGGAGCAAAGCCAATTCTGTCAAATTACAGCCAATACCCTCCCGATTTTCCTCACGGACGAGGCCGCCCAAGCCAAAGGGTGGTCGGGACGCATGGTCCCCGGCGTAATGACCATGTCGTGCAGCATCGGACTGCTCGAGCAGGCCGGATTTCTGGACGACGTCATTGCCTTTATGGGGGCGGATAAGCTGCGCTACCTTGCGCCGGTGTACGTCGGCGATACCATACACGTGGAAGTGGAATTCATTGAAAAACGTCCCATCAAGGACGGCAGCCGCAACGTGATCATCTATAAGTACAAAACGTATAACCAAGACGGCCTTGCCGTGCTTGAAGCCCAGAATGCCTGA
- a CDS encoding transcription termination factor Rho has product MAEETKQATDVSSLEKMTVKDLRNLALQIGGITGVHAMKKDELLKAIKEIKGIEDVTTPNEYRSQTNRKLKARIRELQGRKEEARTANDRKKVNIIRRKINKLRKKTRRAA; this is encoded by the coding sequence ATGGCTGAAGAAACCAAACAAGCGACGGACGTAAGTTCGCTCGAAAAGATGACCGTCAAGGACTTGCGAAACCTTGCGCTTCAGATCGGTGGCATCACAGGCGTTCATGCGATGAAAAAAGATGAACTGCTGAAAGCCATTAAAGAGATCAAGGGGATCGAGGATGTAACGACCCCGAACGAGTACCGGTCTCAAACGAACCGGAAGCTCAAAGCCAGGATCAGGGAATTGCAGGGACGGAAGGAAGAAGCACGCACCGCCAACGACAGAAAGAAAGTCAATATTATACGTAGAAAAATCAACAAGTTGAGGAAAAAGACACGAAGAGCGGCGTGA
- a CDS encoding nodulation protein NfeD produces the protein MNGTCVYTSRAFPACFILVFLCTLFSTSYALGKTVRVATVDSSINPGVALFIERTIKDAHVADDECLVIQLDTPGGLADSMRSIVKSIMESDVPVVVYVAPSGARAASAGVIITIAAHVAAMAPGTNIGAAHPVAMGKEIEGAMAKKVENDMVAYARSIADERGRNADWAEKAVRESVSITADEALKNKVVDLVAGNIEELLPKINGRTVLVKGKQRVIDVAGATVTYEEESLREKILRTIANPNIAYILMMLGMVGLYFELANPGAVFPGIVGAISLILSFYAFQTLPVNYAGVLLIILGLILFILEIKIASYGMLTIGGLTCLVLGSMFLFHSDSLGLVRVSWQVLVPTVAVVTLFFTVVLGLIVKAMLHKPTTGLEGLLGEEGQVTQLADSGEIKVFVHGETWNAESDERLELGDRIRVVGKKQFFLQVKKAVRSQGD, from the coding sequence ATGAACGGCACCTGCGTGTACACGAGCCGAGCCTTTCCGGCTTGTTTTATCTTGGTCTTTTTATGCACTCTCTTCTCGACCTCCTATGCACTTGGTAAAACGGTCCGAGTCGCCACAGTGGACAGCAGCATCAACCCAGGGGTGGCTCTTTTTATCGAGCGGACCATCAAGGACGCTCACGTAGCCGACGATGAGTGCCTCGTAATCCAGCTGGACACGCCCGGAGGACTCGCCGACTCCATGCGTTCGATTGTCAAATCCATTATGGAATCCGATGTGCCGGTGGTCGTATACGTGGCCCCGAGCGGAGCCAGAGCGGCCAGCGCAGGCGTGATCATAACCATTGCAGCCCACGTGGCCGCCATGGCTCCCGGCACGAACATCGGCGCTGCGCATCCGGTGGCCATGGGTAAGGAAATCGAGGGCGCCATGGCCAAAAAAGTGGAAAACGACATGGTAGCCTACGCCAGAAGCATTGCCGACGAGAGGGGACGAAACGCGGACTGGGCTGAAAAGGCCGTACGTGAAAGCGTGTCGATCACGGCAGATGAGGCCTTGAAAAACAAGGTTGTCGATCTTGTAGCCGGCAACATCGAGGAATTGCTGCCGAAAATCAATGGGCGCACCGTGCTCGTCAAAGGGAAGCAACGGGTGATAGACGTCGCCGGCGCGACCGTGACGTATGAGGAGGAGAGCCTTCGGGAGAAGATTCTGCGTACTATAGCGAACCCGAACATCGCTTATATCCTGATGATGCTGGGAATGGTCGGACTCTATTTCGAGCTGGCGAACCCCGGCGCGGTTTTTCCCGGAATCGTAGGAGCCATATCGCTCATCCTCTCCTTTTATGCGTTTCAGACCTTGCCGGTCAATTACGCGGGCGTCCTGTTGATTATCCTCGGCCTCATCCTCTTTATCCTGGAGATCAAAATCGCCAGCTACGGGATGCTCACGATCGGAGGACTGACTTGTCTTGTTTTGGGATCCATGTTTCTATTTCATAGTGACAGCCTGGGTTTGGTTCGCGTGTCCTGGCAGGTGCTCGTGCCTACGGTGGCTGTTGTAACTCTGTTCTTCACGGTCGTTCTTGGGTTGATCGTCAAAGCCATGCTGCACAAACCCACCACGGGTTTAGAAGGCTTGCTCGGAGAAGAAGGCCAGGTAACGCAACTGGCGGATTCGGGCGAAATCAAAGTGTTCGTACATGGAGAGACCTGGAACGCGGAAAGCGATGAGAGGCTCGAGTTGGGCGATCGGATCCGGGTAGTCGGGAAAAAGCAATTTTTTCTTCAAGTGAAGAAGGCCGTACGATCACAGGGGGACTGA
- a CDS encoding slipin family protein, which produces MYALILILVLVIMFLSSALRVLREYERGVIFRLGRLIASKGPGLIILIPVIDRMVRVSLRLVAMDVPPQDVITRDNVSVKVNAVVYFRVMDSNKAIVEVEDFLFATSQLAQTTLRSVCGQAMLDELLAEREKINQELQSILDKHTDPWGIKVSNVEVKHIDLPTEMQRAMARQAEAERERRAKIIAAEGEFQASAKLTEAAAIIAEHPIALQLRYLQTLKEISAENNSTTLFPIPIDLLTPFIKMVEDRNKKD; this is translated from the coding sequence ATGTATGCGTTGATTCTGATTCTTGTCCTCGTGATTATGTTTCTCAGTTCGGCCCTGAGGGTATTGCGGGAGTACGAGCGCGGCGTCATTTTTCGACTCGGACGGCTCATCGCTTCCAAAGGACCCGGCTTGATCATTCTGATTCCGGTTATCGACCGCATGGTAAGAGTCAGCCTTCGCTTGGTGGCCATGGATGTGCCGCCGCAGGACGTGATCACCCGGGACAATGTTTCCGTGAAGGTCAATGCAGTGGTTTACTTCAGGGTCATGGATTCGAACAAGGCGATCGTCGAAGTGGAGGACTTTCTCTTCGCAACGTCTCAATTGGCGCAAACCACCTTGAGGAGCGTTTGCGGTCAGGCGATGCTCGACGAACTTCTGGCCGAGCGGGAGAAAATCAATCAGGAACTGCAGAGTATACTCGACAAACACACGGATCCATGGGGCATCAAGGTCTCCAACGTTGAAGTAAAACATATCGACCTGCCAACGGAGATGCAGCGCGCAATGGCGAGACAGGCCGAAGCGGAGCGCGAGCGACGCGCGAAGATCATCGCGGCCGAAGGCGAGTTCCAGGCATCCGCCAAACTGACCGAGGCGGCGGCGATCATCGCGGAACATCCCATAGCGCTTCAACTTCGCTACCTGCAAACATTGAAGGAGATTTCAGCGGAGAACAACTCCACTACGCTGTTTCCGATTCCCATCGATCTGCTGACGCCTTTTATTAAAATGGTTGAAGATCGAAACAAAAAGGACTAA